In Ruminococcaceae bacterium BL-6, a genomic segment contains:
- the clpC gene encoding class III stress response-related ATPase, AAA+ superfamily; Maxwell's demon (Evidence 2a : Function from experimental evidences in other organisms; PubMedId : 12354604, 15529410, 16525504, 26735940, 27749819, 30806035, 31362989; Product type f : factor): MYRFNGFTEKANNALNLAIESAENMGHTYIGSEHIILGLLKEGSGVAATVLGKLQITAEQMENLMIQKIGSGAQTSLTADDFTPRSKRILQIAVMEAARLGHNYVGTEHLLMAVLAEGDSYGVRFLNALGAKQSDIVAEINAALSSGEEVGGQPGSPNIPGGGKGKGGTKTLDQFGRDLTALASKGGIDPVIGRQKEIDRVIQILSRRTKNNPCLIGEPGVGKTAVVEGLALKIAEGEVPELLKGKRLITLDLTGMVAGTKYRGDFEERIKAAMDEVRNSGNIILFIDELHTIIGAGSAEGSTDAANILKPALARGDFQVIGATTTNEYRKYIEKDAALERRFQPVMVGEPSEEETFEILKGLRDRYEAHHKVKITEEAMRAAVKLSSRYIADRFLPDKAIDLIDEACSRVRLRAFTAPDDLQDLEKKVKEMEQEKAAAVNEQDFERAARVRDEEKKAQEQLESRKNDWTEKRAHMGGEVLPADIADVVSMWTGIPVAQLTEEEGARLLRLEDTLHKRLVGQNEAVTAVARAIRRGRVGLKDPKRPVGSFIFLGPTGVGKTELCKALAEAMFGNENAMIRLDMSEYMEKYTVSRLVGSPPGYVGYDEGGQLTEAVRRKPYSVILFDEIEKAHPDVFNILLQILEDGRLTDAQGRKVDFKNTVIIMTSNVGARLITEKKGSLGFAPASQTMDNDKLREMVLGELKNTFRPEFLNRVDDIIVFHKLSGDEIRQIAGRMLETLKKRMKEINIDIGFTDGAVDAIAKAGYDPVYGARPLRRAIQSKLEDTISEKMLENKIQAGDHVTCDFKDDAFTFAK; the protein is encoded by the coding sequence ATGTATCGGTTTAACGGATTTACGGAAAAAGCAAACAACGCTCTGAACCTTGCCATCGAATCCGCGGAAAATATGGGACATACCTATATCGGCAGCGAGCATATCATCCTCGGCCTTTTGAAGGAGGGCAGCGGCGTCGCCGCGACCGTGCTCGGAAAGCTCCAGATCACGGCGGAGCAGATGGAAAACCTGATGATCCAGAAGATCGGGAGCGGCGCACAGACCAGCCTGACGGCGGATGACTTCACCCCGCGCAGCAAGCGGATCCTTCAGATCGCGGTCATGGAGGCCGCCCGCCTGGGACATAATTACGTCGGCACCGAGCACCTTCTGATGGCGGTGCTCGCCGAAGGCGACAGCTACGGCGTCCGCTTCCTGAACGCGCTCGGCGCGAAGCAGAGCGACATCGTGGCCGAAATCAACGCGGCGCTGAGCAGCGGCGAAGAAGTGGGGGGCCAGCCCGGCTCCCCGAACATCCCCGGCGGCGGAAAGGGGAAGGGCGGCACGAAGACCCTGGATCAGTTCGGCCGCGATCTGACCGCGCTGGCGTCGAAGGGCGGCATCGACCCCGTCATCGGCCGCCAGAAGGAGATCGATCGCGTGATCCAGATCCTCTCGCGCAGAACGAAGAACAACCCGTGCCTGATCGGCGAGCCCGGCGTCGGCAAAACCGCCGTTGTGGAAGGGCTGGCGCTGAAAATCGCCGAGGGCGAGGTGCCGGAGCTTCTGAAGGGCAAGCGCCTGATCACGCTGGATCTGACCGGAATGGTCGCGGGGACCAAATACCGCGGCGATTTTGAGGAGCGCATCAAGGCGGCCATGGATGAGGTCCGCAATTCCGGCAATATCATCCTCTTCATCGACGAGCTGCACACGATCATCGGCGCCGGCTCCGCGGAGGGCTCCACCGACGCCGCGAATATCCTGAAGCCCGCGCTCGCGCGCGGCGACTTCCAGGTCATCGGCGCCACCACCACGAACGAATACCGGAAATACATCGAGAAGGACGCGGCGCTCGAACGTCGTTTCCAGCCGGTCATGGTCGGGGAGCCCAGCGAGGAAGAGACGTTTGAAATCCTGAAGGGGCTGCGAGACCGCTATGAAGCGCACCATAAGGTCAAGATCACCGAAGAGGCGATGAGGGCCGCCGTCAAGCTGTCCTCCCGCTACATCGCGGACCGTTTCCTGCCCGACAAGGCGATCGACCTGATCGACGAAGCCTGCTCCCGCGTCCGCCTGCGCGCCTTCACCGCTCCGGATGACCTGCAGGACCTGGAAAAGAAGGTCAAGGAAATGGAGCAGGAAAAAGCGGCGGCCGTCAACGAGCAGGACTTTGAACGCGCCGCCAGGGTGCGCGACGAGGAAAAGAAGGCCCAGGAACAGCTGGAATCCCGGAAAAACGATTGGACCGAAAAGCGCGCCCATATGGGCGGAGAGGTTCTGCCCGCTGATATCGCCGACGTCGTTTCCATGTGGACCGGCATACCGGTGGCCCAGCTGACCGAAGAGGAAGGCGCGAGGCTGCTGCGGCTGGAAGACACCCTGCACAAGCGCCTGGTCGGCCAGAACGAAGCCGTCACCGCCGTCGCGCGGGCTATCCGCCGCGGCCGGGTGGGCCTGAAAGACCCGAAGCGCCCGGTCGGCTCGTTCATTTTCCTCGGACCCACCGGCGTCGGCAAAACGGAACTGTGCAAGGCGCTCGCGGAGGCCATGTTCGGCAACGAAAACGCGATGATCCGCCTGGATATGTCCGAATATATGGAAAAATACACCGTCTCCCGCCTGGTCGGCTCGCCTCCGGGATATGTCGGCTACGACGAGGGCGGCCAGCTCACCGAGGCGGTGCGCCGCAAGCCGTATTCCGTCATCCTGTTCGATGAGATCGAAAAAGCGCACCCCGATGTGTTCAACATCCTGCTCCAGATTCTGGAGGATGGCCGCCTGACGGATGCCCAGGGAAGAAAAGTCGATTTCAAGAATACGGTCATCATCATGACCTCGAACGTCGGCGCCCGGCTGATCACCGAGAAAAAGGGAAGCCTGGGCTTCGCTCCCGCATCCCAGACGATGGACAACGACAAGCTGCGCGAAATGGTTCTCGGGGAGCTGAAAAACACGTTCCGCCCCGAATTTCTGAACCGTGTCGACGACATCATCGTGTTCCACAAGCTTTCCGGCGATGAGATCCGTCAGATCGCGGGCAGAATGCTTGAAACACTGAAAAAGCGCATGAAGGAGATCAATATCGACATCGGCTTTACCGACGGGGCCGTCGACGCCATCGCAAAGGCCGGCTACGACCCGGTCTACGGGGCAAGGCCGCTGCGCCGCGCGATCCAGTCCAAGCTGGAGGATACGATCTCCGAAAAGATGCTGGAAAACAAGATTCAGGCCGGCGACCATGTCACCTGCGACTTCAAGGATGACGCGTTCACGTTTGCAAAATAA
- the mcsB gene encoding protein arginine kinase (Evidence 2a : Function from experimental evidences in other organisms; PubMedId : 16163393, 17380125, 19189946, 21622759, 25610436, 27749819; Product type e : enzyme), with protein MTRWYEKSGKEADVVVSTRVRLARNLQEYPFPVKMNDGQRKKVEEAVKTALLDGNSAIAKDFRFVSMEDISQNEAVSLVERHLVSPEFISEPRGRGLLLTQDETVSIMINEEDHLRIQVLHEGLDLEEAYETADRIDTLLNERLHFAFDEELGYLTQCPTNLGTGMRASLMLHLPALQESGAMGRVSASLSKLGLAIRGIYGEGTQPVGALYQLSNQVTLGLSEKAAIDNLKSIAEQLIGQERAARENLVKNLEIQDGICRSVGVLRNARMLSSNEFMRLISNVRMGVAANLIKNISYDTINSLIVQVQPATIMLAKKMTPAERDALRAKIVSERLAS; from the coding sequence ATGACCAGATGGTATGAAAAAAGCGGAAAGGAAGCCGACGTCGTCGTCAGCACCAGAGTCCGTCTTGCCCGCAACCTTCAGGAATATCCGTTTCCCGTAAAAATGAACGACGGGCAGCGAAAAAAAGTGGAGGAGGCGGTCAAAACCGCCCTGCTCGACGGAAACAGCGCGATCGCGAAGGATTTCCGCTTCGTCAGCATGGAGGACATCAGCCAGAACGAAGCGGTTTCCCTTGTCGAGCGCCACCTGGTCAGCCCGGAATTCATTTCCGAGCCCCGCGGCCGCGGGCTTCTGCTGACGCAGGACGAGACCGTTTCCATCATGATCAACGAGGAAGATCACCTCCGGATCCAGGTGCTCCACGAGGGGCTGGATCTGGAAGAGGCCTATGAAACGGCGGACCGCATCGACACCCTGCTCAACGAAAGGCTCCATTTCGCCTTTGACGAAGAGCTGGGCTATCTGACCCAGTGCCCCACCAATCTGGGCACCGGGATGCGCGCTTCGCTGATGCTTCACCTGCCCGCCCTTCAGGAAAGCGGGGCCATGGGCCGCGTTTCGGCCAGCCTTTCCAAGCTGGGCCTTGCCATACGGGGCATTTACGGCGAGGGGACCCAGCCGGTGGGCGCGCTGTACCAGCTTTCCAACCAGGTGACGCTCGGCCTCAGCGAAAAGGCGGCGATCGACAATCTGAAAAGCATTGCGGAGCAGCTGATCGGGCAGGAGCGTGCCGCGCGCGAAAATCTGGTCAAGAATCTTGAAATTCAGGATGGCATCTGCCGTTCCGTCGGCGTTCTGAGAAACGCGCGCATGCTCAGCAGCAACGAGTTCATGCGCCTGATCTCGAACGTCCGGATGGGGGTCGCGGCCAACCTGATCAAAAATATTTCCTACGATACCATCAACAGCCTGATCGTGCAGGTTCAGCCCGCCACCATCATGCTGGCCAAGAAGATGACTCCCGCGGAGCGCGACGCGCTTCGGGCGAAAATCGTATCGGAACGTCTTGCATCATAA
- a CDS encoding Nucleotide excision repair protein, with UvrB/UvrC motif — MKCQVCGKNPATTHVKMVVNGELSEYYICSECAQKMGYGNLFSNFAMDFNSLLGSFFGDDAVPEMTDTLRCPGCGSTFEEIARIGQVGCAECYKTFRDRLMPSIQRIHGNTRHCGKRPFGGALRVHPESKLRIKKETPLDKKRRELREAVEKQDFERAAVLRDEIKEMEKGDQDK; from the coding sequence ATGAAATGTCAGGTTTGCGGAAAAAATCCGGCTACCACCCATGTGAAAATGGTTGTGAACGGAGAATTGTCCGAATATTACATCTGCTCGGAATGCGCCCAGAAAATGGGGTACGGAAATCTGTTCAGCAATTTCGCCATGGATTTCAACAGCCTGCTGGGCAGCTTCTTCGGCGACGACGCCGTTCCGGAAATGACGGATACGCTCCGCTGCCCGGGCTGCGGTTCCACGTTCGAAGAGATCGCGCGGATCGGGCAGGTCGGCTGCGCGGAATGCTACAAGACCTTCCGCGACAGGCTGATGCCTTCCATCCAGCGCATCCACGGCAACACCCGCCACTGCGGGAAACGGCCGTTCGGCGGCGCGCTGCGGGTCCATCCGGAATCGAAGCTGCGCATCAAGAAAGAGACCCCGCTGGACAAGAAACGCAGGGAGCTGCGCGAAGCCGTCGAAAAACAGGATTTTGAGCGCGCCGCGGTTCTGCGCGACGAGATCAAGGAAATGGAGAAAGGGGATCAGGACAAATGA
- the ctsR gene encoding transcriptional regulator of class III stress genes (Evidence 2a : Function from experimental evidences in other organisms; PubMedId : 2120829, 9852015, 11069659, 12618461, 16163393, 20852588, 24465625, 27388279; Product type r : regulator) — translation MRISDSVANYILGLLNEADGRAEIQRNELAELMGCVPSQINYVITSRFTPEQGYLVESRRGGGGYIRITRIEMDGSCAIMHTVNSIGNTLDGATARAMLMNLCQRDILEESVAKAIEAAISDRSCSSIPQEMRDALRADLFKNMLMTQI, via the coding sequence GTGAGAATCAGTGACAGCGTCGCGAACTATATTCTGGGGCTTCTGAACGAAGCCGACGGACGCGCGGAGATTCAGAGAAACGAGCTGGCGGAACTGATGGGGTGCGTCCCCAGCCAGATCAATTACGTCATCACCTCGCGTTTTACCCCGGAGCAGGGGTACCTGGTAGAGAGCCGGCGCGGCGGCGGCGGTTACATCCGCATCACGCGCATCGAGATGGATGGAAGCTGCGCCATCATGCATACGGTCAACTCGATCGGGAATACACTGGATGGTGCGACGGCGCGGGCGATGCTCATGAATCTCTGTCAGAGGGATATTCTGGAGGAATCCGTCGCAAAGGCGATCGAGGCCGCGATCAGCGACCGTTCCTGCAGCAGCATCCCGCAGGAGATGCGGGATGCGCTTCGGGCCGATCTTTTCAAAAACATGTTGATGACTCAGATTTAA
- a CDS encoding protein of unknown function (Evidence 5 : Unknown function), protein MAPGGAALAETGGFPDELPAGDADKSPETANNKRNRLKKAAGERGLKLLEKNKLNLTLTDFDLSQGFVYNRTQKVKEGQESKVKESQDQNKEGWQ, encoded by the coding sequence TTGGCGCCGGGCGGCGCGGCTTTGGCCGAAACAGGCGGATTTCCTGATGAACTTCCTGCGGGGGATGCAGATAAAAGCCCCGAAACAGCCAATAATAAAAGAAATCGTTTGAAAAAAGCCGCGGGGGAAAGAGGATTGAAGCTCTTGGAAAAAAATAAGCTAAATTTGACTTTAACTGACTTTGACCTATCGCAAGGCTTCGTTTACAATAGGACACAGAAAGTCAAGGAAGGCCAAGAGTCAAAAGTCAAAGAAAGTCAAGATCAAAACAAGGAGGGATGGCAGTGA
- a CDS encoding conserved protein of unknown function (Evidence 4 : Unknown function but conserved in other organisms), which yields MCSNNCGCGGGWGGGCSWIIILILILFCCGGWGNSGCGGCGGCGNDCGCNNCGC from the coding sequence ATGTGTAGCAATAACTGTGGCTGTGGCGGCGGCTGGGGCGGCGGATGCTCCTGGATCATCATTTTAATCCTCATCCTGTTTTGCTGCGGCGGCTGGGGCAACAGTGGCTGCGGCGGCTGCGGCGGCTGTGGCAACGATTGCGGCTGCAACAATTGCGGCTGCTAA
- a CDS encoding conserved protein of unknown function (Evidence 4 : Unknown function but conserved in other organisms) → MLYTYRPKGTCSTKILLELEDGVVKNVRFVGGCSGNTQGVASLVEGMKADEVVRRLRGIRCGAKPTSCPDQLAQAVLKASRQENKK, encoded by the coding sequence TTGCTCTATACTTATCGCCCGAAAGGGACCTGTTCCACAAAGATTCTATTGGAGCTGGAAGACGGCGTCGTCAAAAATGTGCGGTTCGTCGGCGGGTGCAGCGGAAACACCCAGGGAGTCGCCTCTCTGGTGGAGGGGATGAAGGCCGATGAAGTGGTCCGCCGCCTCAGGGGCATCCGGTGCGGCGCAAAGCCCACTTCGTGCCCGGATCAGCTGGCGCAGGCCGTTCTGAAGGCGAGCCGGCAGGAAAACAAAAAATAA
- a CDS encoding PHP domain-containing protein, with the protein MEGDCVAADLHCHTKMSDGSVSIDELILLAKKRGISTLAVTDHDTFAGTTRAKVFGSRHGVEVLSGIEISAYDNERGNKAHILGYCCECPDRLEGLCRKIGNSRRRSANIMLQKVMRIYPIPAEMVLRRAQGSTNVFKQHIMHALVDAGYTTEIFGPLFEKLFAPRGGLAYCPVAYPDVHDVIRRIHEAGGLAVMAHPGEYDGHDLMCELAEKGEIDGIEVWHPSSREEFVSQYIALARQHDLLMTGGTDFHGMYTKDCHPLGSFLTPDDQLEELKKRKARMLKDAGR; encoded by the coding sequence TTGGAAGGTGATTGTGTGGCTGCGGATCTGCATTGCCATACGAAGATGTCCGACGGATCCGTATCAATTGACGAGCTGATTCTGCTTGCAAAAAAACGTGGGATTTCCACTTTAGCGGTTACCGATCACGATACCTTTGCCGGAACGACCCGGGCGAAGGTTTTCGGCAGCCGTCACGGGGTTGAGGTGCTGTCGGGAATTGAGATTTCCGCTTATGACAATGAGAGGGGCAACAAGGCCCATATTCTGGGCTACTGCTGCGAATGCCCCGACCGTCTGGAGGGGCTTTGCAGAAAAATAGGAAATTCGCGCCGGAGGTCGGCCAACATCATGCTGCAGAAGGTGATGCGCATTTACCCGATTCCCGCCGAAATGGTCCTGCGCCGCGCGCAGGGAAGCACGAACGTGTTCAAGCAGCATATCATGCACGCCCTGGTCGACGCCGGCTATACCACCGAGATTTTCGGGCCGCTTTTTGAAAAGCTGTTCGCCCCGCGCGGCGGGCTCGCCTACTGCCCGGTCGCTTACCCGGATGTCCACGACGTCATCCGCCGGATCCACGAGGCGGGCGGCCTTGCGGTCATGGCCCATCCCGGCGAGTACGACGGGCACGACCTGATGTGCGAGCTGGCGGAAAAGGGCGAGATCGACGGGATCGAGGTCTGGCATCCCAGCAGCAGGGAGGAGTTTGTCTCCCAGTATATCGCGCTGGCGCGCCAGCACGATCTGCTGATGACGGGGGGCACGGATTTCCACGGGATGTACACAAAGGACTGTCATCCCCTCGGCTCTTTCCTGACTCCCGACGATCAGCTTGAGGAGCTGAAAAAGCGAAAGGCCCGGATGCTGAAAGACGCAGGCCGCTGA
- a CDS encoding ABC transporter: protein MKLFSEGENRRKWLTPGERAVMQKDFNEIWKVRMVRNTLILVPALLVVILPVVYLLMIWFVPPERMNGVEQMMKLVPPYLRGYFSARQSLFYLMENVVCPMFFLMIPLMVSTVTAACSFVGEKERGTIETLLLTPLRVRSLFKAKVFGCALVSLIVTGISFFAFLVVAGIGDLLLKMPFFLNWNWIVMLLVVSPSLTLFGVIFMVLVSGRSKSYMESMQLSGYVVLPLVLLMIGQFTGLFQLDALILLAIGAGVFVLDFILGGISARSFTPEKLMK, encoded by the coding sequence ATGAAACTTTTTTCCGAAGGAGAAAACCGCAGAAAATGGCTGACCCCGGGGGAGCGCGCCGTGATGCAGAAGGATTTCAACGAGATCTGGAAGGTCCGGATGGTGCGCAACACGCTCATCCTCGTTCCCGCCCTGCTGGTGGTGATCCTGCCCGTCGTTTACCTTCTGATGATCTGGTTCGTGCCGCCGGAGCGGATGAACGGGGTGGAGCAGATGATGAAGCTGGTGCCGCCGTATCTGCGCGGATATTTCTCGGCCCGGCAGTCGCTGTTCTATCTGATGGAAAACGTGGTCTGCCCCATGTTCTTCCTGATGATCCCGCTGATGGTGTCGACGGTCACCGCCGCGTGCAGCTTCGTCGGGGAAAAGGAGCGCGGCACGATCGAAACGCTTTTGCTGACGCCGCTTCGGGTGCGCAGCCTGTTCAAGGCCAAGGTCTTCGGCTGCGCCCTGGTGTCCCTGATCGTGACGGGAATTTCCTTTTTCGCCTTTCTGGTCGTGGCCGGGATCGGCGATCTTCTTCTGAAGATGCCGTTCTTCCTGAACTGGAACTGGATCGTCATGCTGCTGGTGGTGTCGCCTTCGCTCACGCTGTTCGGCGTCATCTTCATGGTGCTCGTTTCGGGCCGCTCGAAAAGCTACATGGAATCCATGCAGCTTTCCGGCTATGTGGTCCTTCCGCTGGTGCTGCTGATGATCGGACAGTTTACCGGCCTGTTTCAGCTCGACGCGCTGATCCTGCTCGCCATCGGGGCCGGCGTCTTTGTTCTGGATTTCATTCTGGGCGGGATTTCCGCCCGCAGCTTTACGCCTGAAAAGCTCATGAAATAA
- a CDS encoding ABC transporter ATP-binding protein: protein MDAIVALGLTKSYDGKTNALSELTLSVPRGGVCGFLGPNGAGKTTTVKLLTGLLRPTSGESSVLGLSPVREPEKVHAVCGVMTETAKMYGQMTGLQNLLFFAQTANVPAQTASERAEQLLKRLDLWDVRDKPAGKYSTGMMQRLSLARALIHNPQVLFLDEPTSGLDPESAQAVNELIALLAGKNGVTVFLCTHQLRYAQDICDTYVILSRGQALLRGDFDGLCASAGCRTKAGVRLGAGETLPGFEQNGAWWEAELSSEDEMPELLKRLIGEGRSVYEARLIRPTLEDVYFSCFRDREVPA, encoded by the coding sequence ATGGATGCGATTGTCGCACTCGGCCTGACAAAATCTTACGATGGAAAAACGAACGCGCTTTCGGAGCTGACCCTGTCGGTCCCGCGCGGAGGGGTGTGCGGCTTTCTGGGGCCGAACGGCGCAGGAAAGACGACGACGGTAAAGCTTTTGACGGGGCTGCTGCGCCCCACCTCCGGGGAAAGCTCGGTCCTGGGGCTTTCCCCGGTCCGGGAGCCGGAGAAGGTTCACGCCGTCTGCGGCGTGATGACGGAGACCGCGAAAATGTACGGGCAGATGACCGGCCTGCAGAATCTGCTGTTTTTCGCGCAGACCGCCAACGTTCCCGCGCAGACGGCGAGCGAGCGGGCGGAGCAGCTCCTGAAGCGGCTGGATCTTTGGGATGTGCGGGACAAGCCGGCGGGAAAATACTCCACCGGCATGATGCAGCGGCTCTCGCTGGCCCGCGCCCTCATCCACAACCCGCAGGTGCTTTTTCTGGATGAGCCGACCAGCGGCCTCGATCCGGAATCCGCGCAGGCGGTCAACGAGCTGATCGCCCTGCTCGCCGGGAAAAACGGGGTGACGGTGTTCCTGTGCACCCATCAGCTCCGCTATGCGCAGGATATCTGCGACACCTATGTCATCCTCAGCCGGGGGCAGGCCCTTCTGCGCGGCGATTTCGACGGCCTCTGCGCGAGCGCCGGGTGCCGGACGAAGGCGGGCGTGCGGCTGGGCGCGGGGGAGACCCTGCCCGGCTTTGAGCAGAACGGCGCGTGGTGGGAGGCGGAGCTTTCCTCCGAGGATGAGATGCCGGAGCTGCTGAAAAGGCTGATCGGGGAGGGCCGCTCCGTCTACGAGGCGCGGCTGATCCGGCCGACGCTGGAGGACGTTTACTTTTCCTGTTTCCGTGATCGGGAGGTGCCGGCATGA